A region of Streptomyces cinnamoneus DNA encodes the following proteins:
- a CDS encoding YigZ family protein: MQDEYRTVEHEGVHEIEISRSRFICALAPAATEEEAQAFVACVRKEHPTARHHCWAYVIGADGSVQKASDDGEPGGTAGVPMLQMLVRRETRYVVAVVTRYFGGVKLGAGGLIRAYGGVVGEALDTLGTVTRRRFRLATVGIDHQRAGKLENELRATGRAVREVTYGADVSIEIGLPEADVAAFRAWLADTTAGAARFELGGEAYGDAT; this comes from the coding sequence ATGCAGGACGAGTACCGGACGGTCGAGCACGAGGGCGTGCACGAGATAGAGATCAGCAGATCGCGCTTCATCTGCGCCCTCGCCCCGGCCGCCACCGAGGAAGAGGCCCAGGCCTTCGTCGCGTGCGTCCGCAAGGAGCACCCCACCGCCCGCCACCACTGCTGGGCCTACGTCATCGGTGCCGACGGATCCGTCCAGAAGGCCAGCGACGACGGCGAACCGGGCGGCACCGCGGGCGTGCCCATGCTGCAGATGCTCGTCCGGCGCGAGACGCGTTACGTCGTCGCCGTCGTCACGCGCTACTTCGGCGGCGTCAAGCTCGGCGCGGGCGGGCTCATCCGCGCCTACGGCGGCGTCGTCGGCGAGGCCCTCGACACCCTCGGCACCGTGACCCGCAGGCGCTTCAGGCTGGCGACGGTCGGCATCGACCACCAGCGCGCCGGAAAGCTGGAGAACGAACTGCGCGCCACCGGCCGCGCGGTGCGCGAGGTGACCTACGGCGCGGACGTCAGCATCGAGATCGGCCTGCCCGAGGCCGACGTCGCGGCGTTCCGCGCCTGGCTCGCGGACACCACGGCGGGAGCGGCCCGCTTCGAACTGGGCGGCGAGGCGTACGGGGACGCCACGTGA
- a CDS encoding helix-turn-helix domain-containing protein: MTDLDQLTQSLARNLKRWRNERNFTLDALAARSGVSRGMIIQIEQARTNPSVGTTVKLADALGVSITTLLDYEQGTRVRLVSPEQVVRMWSTEAGSHTSLLVGADARGPLELWEWRLVPGDSSASDPHPPGTVEMLRVTAGELTLVVDGEEHRLAAGTSATFDADVPHTYRNDGDRPVEMTMVVAVPPAR, translated from the coding sequence GTGACGGACCTCGACCAGCTCACGCAGTCGCTCGCCCGCAACCTCAAGCGCTGGCGCAACGAGCGCAACTTCACCCTCGACGCCCTGGCGGCCCGCTCCGGCGTCAGCCGAGGGATGATCATCCAGATCGAGCAGGCCCGCACGAACCCCAGCGTCGGCACCACCGTCAAGCTCGCCGACGCGCTCGGCGTCAGCATCACCACCCTCCTCGACTATGAGCAGGGCACGCGCGTGCGGCTCGTATCGCCGGAGCAGGTGGTGCGCATGTGGTCCACCGAGGCCGGCAGCCACACCTCCCTGCTCGTGGGCGCCGACGCGCGGGGTCCGCTGGAGCTGTGGGAGTGGCGGCTCGTGCCCGGCGACAGCAGCGCCTCGGACCCCCACCCGCCGGGCACGGTCGAGATGCTGCGCGTGACCGCCGGTGAACTCACGCTCGTGGTCGACGGGGAGGAGCACCGGCTCGCCGCCGGCACCTCCGCGACCTTCGACGCGGACGTGCCGCACACCTACCGCAACGACGGCGACCGGCCCGTGGAGATGACCATGGTCGTCGCCGTGCCCCCCGCCCGCTGA
- a CDS encoding exonuclease SbcCD subunit D, whose amino-acid sequence MRILHTSDWHLGRSFHRVGLLGAQRDFLDHLVRTVREARVDAVLVAGDVYDRAVPPLSAVELFDEALHRLADLGVPTVMISGNHDSARRLGVGAGLIERAGIHLRTDPAGCGTPVLLADEHGDVALYGLPYLEPALVREELGATAAGHTAVLEAAMGRVRADLAGRAPGTRSVVLAHAFVAGGASSDSERDITVGGVAAVPPELFAGVDYVALGHLHGCQTITERVRYSGSPLAYSFSEADHRKTMWLVELGADGSLTAERVDCPVPRPLARLRGPLEDLLADPRLERHEDAWVEATLTDPVRPQEPMARLVRRFPHTVSLVFDPDRAPEDPLASYAQRLRGRTDQQIAEDFVAHVRGGQGPDDAERTVLTAALDAVRLDETVREVAG is encoded by the coding sequence TTGAGGATCCTGCACACCTCGGACTGGCACCTGGGCCGGTCCTTCCACCGCGTCGGCCTGCTCGGGGCGCAGCGCGACTTCCTCGACCACCTGGTCCGCACCGTGCGCGAGGCGCGCGTCGACGCCGTGCTCGTCGCCGGCGACGTCTACGACCGCGCCGTGCCGCCGCTGTCCGCCGTCGAGCTGTTCGACGAGGCCCTCCACCGGCTCGCCGACCTCGGCGTGCCCACCGTCATGATCTCCGGCAACCACGACTCGGCGCGGCGGCTCGGCGTGGGCGCCGGCCTCATCGAGCGGGCCGGCATCCATCTGCGCACCGACCCCGCCGGGTGCGGCACGCCCGTCCTGCTCGCCGACGAGCACGGCGACGTCGCCCTCTACGGGCTGCCCTACCTCGAACCCGCCCTCGTCCGGGAGGAACTGGGAGCCACCGCGGCCGGGCACACCGCCGTGCTCGAAGCCGCCATGGGCCGGGTGCGCGCCGACCTCGCCGGCCGGGCCCCCGGCACCCGGTCCGTCGTGCTCGCCCACGCCTTCGTCGCCGGCGGCGCCTCCAGCGACAGCGAGCGCGACATCACCGTCGGCGGCGTCGCCGCCGTACCGCCCGAACTCTTCGCCGGCGTCGACTACGTCGCCCTCGGGCACCTGCACGGCTGTCAGACCATCACCGAGCGCGTGCGCTACTCCGGCTCCCCCCTCGCCTACTCCTTCTCCGAAGCCGACCACCGCAAGACGATGTGGCTGGTGGAACTCGGCGCGGACGGCTCCCTGACCGCCGAGCGCGTCGACTGCCCCGTGCCGCGCCCGCTCGCGCGCCTCAGGGGCCCGCTGGAGGACCTCCTGGCCGACCCCCGCCTCGAACGGCACGAGGACGCCTGGGTGGAGGCCACCCTCACCGACCCCGTGCGCCCCCAGGAGCCCATGGCCCGCCTCGTCCGGCGCTTCCCCCACACCGTCAGCCTCGTCTTCGACCCCGACCGGGCCCCCGAGGACCCGCTCGCCTCCTACGCCCAGCGGCTGCGCGGCCGCACCGACCAGCAGATCGCCGAGGACTTCGTGGCCCACGTACGCGGCGGACAGGGACCCGACGACGCCGAGCGGACCGTGCTCACCGCGGCGCTCGACGCCGTACGGCTCGACGAGACCGTCCGGGAGGTGGCCGGGTGA
- a CDS encoding Lrp/AsnC family transcriptional regulator: MTGYSPDATDWRILDALQRNGRAGYAELARAVNMSSSAVTERVRRLEEAGIIGGYTAVVDPEKLGMPVLAFVRLRYPNGNYKPFHDLLASTPEILEAHHVTGDDCFVIKVSARSMRHLEEVAGRIGALGSVTTSVVYSSPLPRRAFSRTSPPSGAAQPSRTAP, encoded by the coding sequence ATGACCGGCTATTCCCCCGACGCCACCGACTGGCGCATCCTCGACGCCCTCCAGCGCAACGGCCGGGCGGGCTACGCCGAGCTCGCCCGTGCCGTGAACATGTCCTCAAGCGCCGTCACCGAGCGGGTGCGGCGGCTGGAGGAGGCCGGGATCATCGGCGGGTACACGGCCGTCGTGGACCCCGAGAAGCTGGGGATGCCGGTGCTCGCGTTCGTGCGCCTTCGCTACCCCAACGGGAACTACAAGCCCTTCCACGACCTGCTGGCCTCGACGCCCGAGATCCTGGAGGCGCACCACGTCACCGGCGACGACTGCTTCGTCATCAAGGTCTCGGCCCGTTCCATGCGCCACCTGGAGGAGGTGGCGGGCCGGATCGGCGCCCTCGGCTCGGTGACCACGAGCGTGGTCTACTCCTCGCCGCTCCCCCGCCGGGCGTTCAGCCGGACGTCACCGCCGTCCGGTGCCGCACAGCCGAGCCGGACCGCTCCTTGA
- a CDS encoding CoA-binding protein: MYAEPGIIRKIIEGTGDTWAVVGLSSNRQRAAHGVAEFLQRHGKRVVPVHPKAETVLGERGYASLAEIPFPVDVVDVFVRSELAGPVADEAVRIGAKAVWFQLGVIDEDAYDRTRAAGALMVMDRCPAIEIPRLARRV; this comes from the coding sequence ATGTACGCAGAACCGGGGATCATCCGGAAGATCATCGAAGGCACGGGCGACACCTGGGCGGTCGTGGGGCTGTCGTCCAACCGGCAGCGCGCCGCGCACGGCGTCGCCGAGTTCCTCCAGCGGCACGGCAAGCGCGTCGTGCCCGTGCATCCGAAAGCCGAGACGGTGCTCGGGGAGCGGGGGTACGCCTCGCTGGCGGAGATCCCCTTCCCCGTCGACGTCGTCGACGTCTTCGTCCGGTCCGAGCTGGCCGGCCCGGTCGCGGACGAGGCCGTGCGGATCGGCGCGAAGGCGGTCTGGTTCCAGCTGGGCGTGATCGACGAGGACGCCTACGACCGGACGCGCGCCGCCGGAGCGCTGATGGTGATGGACCGCTGCCCGGCCATCGAGATCCCCCGGCTGGCGCGCCGGGTCTGA
- a CDS encoding GNAT family N-acetyltransferase encodes MIITRPARPGDASEIVRLRRLMFAAMSGEDSPGDWERTAEEIARRQLADTSRPGLCGFVVDGDPAAGGPHLAACSLGRIEERLPAPGHPTGRFGFVFTVCTDPRYRGRGFARATTEALLELFAARGVTRVDLHATEEAEALYRSLGFAEHSTALSLDVSRWAGTVSPG; translated from the coding sequence ATGATCATCACACGCCCGGCCCGCCCCGGGGACGCATCCGAGATCGTCCGGCTGCGCCGGCTGATGTTCGCCGCGATGAGCGGAGAGGACAGCCCCGGGGACTGGGAGCGCACCGCCGAGGAGATCGCCCGCCGGCAGCTCGCGGACACGAGCCGGCCGGGGCTGTGCGGGTTCGTCGTCGACGGCGATCCGGCGGCGGGCGGCCCGCATCTGGCCGCGTGCTCGCTGGGGCGGATCGAGGAGCGGCTGCCGGCGCCGGGGCACCCCACGGGGCGGTTCGGGTTCGTCTTCACCGTGTGCACGGACCCCCGCTACCGCGGCCGCGGCTTCGCGCGGGCGACGACCGAGGCCCTGCTGGAGCTGTTCGCGGCGCGCGGCGTCACGCGGGTGGACCTGCACGCCACGGAGGAAGCCGAGGCGCTGTACCGGAGCCTGGGCTTCGCCGAGCACTCGACGGCCCTGTCGCTCGACGTGTCCCGGTGGGCGGGGACCGTCAGCCCCGGCTGA
- a CDS encoding rhodanese-like domain-containing protein, producing MTATASAPSAPLAPAAPSPVLAVPPAAPEAAAAYFAARLAFHTDVADVHAALAAGTADFVVVDSRSTASWDQGHIPGAVHLPTAQIPELAARVLDPAVPVVVHCWGPGCDGATRAALALARLGYRVKEMLGGIEYWIREGYAVETWEGRRQSPPDPLTAPVDADDCGC from the coding sequence ATGACAGCAACGGCTTCCGCCCCCTCCGCCCCCCTGGCCCCGGCCGCTCCCAGCCCCGTCCTGGCCGTGCCGCCGGCCGCGCCCGAGGCCGCCGCGGCCTACTTCGCCGCCCGCCTCGCCTTCCACACCGACGTCGCCGACGTCCACGCCGCCCTCGCCGCCGGCACGGCGGACTTCGTGGTCGTCGACTCGCGCTCCACCGCGTCGTGGGACCAGGGTCACATCCCGGGCGCCGTCCACCTGCCCACCGCCCAGATCCCGGAGCTGGCGGCCCGGGTCCTCGACCCGGCCGTCCCCGTGGTCGTCCACTGCTGGGGTCCCGGCTGCGACGGCGCCACCCGCGCGGCCCTCGCCCTCGCCCGCCTCGGCTACCGCGTCAAGGAGATGCTCGGCGGCATCGAGTACTGGATCCGCGAGGGCTACGCCGTCGAGACCTGGGAGGGCCGCCGGCAGTCGCCCCCCGACCCGCTGACCGCCCCCGTGGACGCCGACGACTGCGGATGCTGA
- a CDS encoding AAA family ATPase: MRLHRLTVTAFGPFGGTEHVDFDELSAGGLFLLHGPTGAGKTSVLDAVCYALYNEVPGTRQGSGLTLRSDHAEAGTPTEVVLELTVAGRRLEITRRPEQLRPKKRGAGFTKEKPHSALRERPPGGDWKGLSRSHQEIGEEIRQLLGMSREQFCQVVLLPQGDFARFLRAEDTARGKLLRSLFGTGRFLAVEERLAELRREAEAQVREGDERLLRLGHRMRQAAADPTLPEVGVPAPATATPAATGRGTEAARTAGGVPRTARGRATVPGPRAAEPPLAPGDPGLAEAVLEWAALARTGARERQTVAEAAVAAAEQVHRAAHDHADEVRELARSQRRHAEAEQRAAALRERRPEHDEVRRRLERALAAEAVAPALELRDKAEAGLLAAAAAERRTRQALPDAHRDGDAGHLAAAEHALREELGALTAARRAEARAAGLVRDLAELGRAAGADEEVLAETGEWLDAWETTRRDHRQRIDAAQEAVGLAERLGGQLEPARRRLQAARRRDELAREVTGAETRLLAAREDAAAAREHWLGLKDRRLRGMAAELAAGLTAGEPCAVCGAAEHPAPARPAAGHVDPAAEEAALQAHQRAEAVREEAAGRLRSLREARDVATAEAGPAAVDELARDVAEVERSLAAARDASAGLHEARQALAAAEAECERRRAAQEEARLRVAARSSRREQLARELRALEEELEQARGGEESVARRAARLEERLVLLAGAAEAAREAGRAADRLKEADAQLADAAYRAGFDTPALAAEALLSAVERRGLQERLDRWRSEEAAVAAELADRALTEAAARPPADPQAAQAAADAATGALRRASAEEATARSRCEDLDRLSAEAEADARRLAPLRAEHHRVAELSWLAAGTSARNERKMRLESYVLAARLEQVAAAATARLQRMSAGRYTLVHSDARTSGRGRSGLGLHVVDSWTGRERDTATLSGGETFFASLALALGLADVVTQEAGGTRLDTLFIDEGFGSLDEQTLDEVLDVLDSLRERDRSVGIVSHVADLRRRIPAQLQVVKERSGSAVRHRTAVTSG, encoded by the coding sequence GTGAGGCTCCACCGGCTCACCGTCACCGCCTTCGGGCCCTTCGGCGGCACCGAGCACGTCGACTTCGACGAGCTGTCGGCCGGCGGGCTCTTCCTGCTGCACGGACCCACCGGCGCCGGCAAGACCTCCGTCCTCGACGCGGTCTGCTACGCCCTCTACAACGAGGTCCCCGGCACCCGCCAGGGCAGCGGCCTGACCCTGCGCAGCGACCACGCCGAGGCGGGGACACCCACCGAGGTGGTGCTCGAACTCACCGTCGCCGGACGCCGGCTGGAGATCACCCGGCGCCCCGAGCAGCTCCGCCCCAAGAAGCGGGGCGCCGGCTTCACCAAGGAGAAGCCCCACAGCGCGCTGCGCGAGCGGCCCCCCGGGGGCGACTGGAAGGGACTCAGCCGCTCCCACCAGGAGATCGGCGAGGAGATCAGGCAACTGCTCGGCATGAGCCGCGAGCAGTTCTGCCAGGTCGTCCTGCTGCCGCAGGGCGACTTCGCCCGCTTCCTGCGCGCCGAGGACACCGCACGCGGCAAGCTGCTGCGCAGCCTCTTCGGCACCGGCCGCTTCCTGGCGGTGGAGGAACGGCTCGCGGAGCTGCGCCGCGAGGCGGAGGCACAGGTGCGGGAGGGCGACGAGCGGCTGCTGCGGCTCGGCCACCGGATGCGGCAGGCCGCGGCCGACCCCACGCTGCCGGAGGTCGGGGTGCCGGCACCGGCGACGGCGACCCCGGCGGCGACCGGGCGCGGCACCGAGGCGGCCCGTACCGCCGGCGGCGTCCCGCGGACCGCCCGCGGCCGTGCGACCGTGCCCGGCCCCCGCGCCGCCGAGCCGCCGCTCGCGCCGGGCGACCCGGGACTGGCCGAGGCCGTGCTGGAGTGGGCCGCCCTGGCCCGCACCGGAGCGCGCGAACGGCAGACCGTCGCCGAGGCCGCCGTCGCCGCCGCGGAACAGGTCCACCGCGCCGCGCACGACCACGCCGACGAGGTGCGGGAACTGGCCCGCTCGCAGCGCCGGCACGCCGAGGCGGAGCAGCGCGCGGCGGCCCTGCGGGAGCGGCGCCCCGAGCACGACGAGGTACGGCGGCGCCTGGAGCGGGCCCTGGCCGCCGAGGCCGTCGCCCCCGCACTGGAACTGCGCGACAAGGCCGAAGCCGGGCTGCTCGCCGCCGCCGCGGCCGAGCGACGGACCCGCCAGGCGCTCCCGGACGCCCACCGCGACGGTGACGCCGGGCACCTGGCCGCCGCCGAGCACGCCCTCCGCGAGGAGCTCGGCGCGCTGACCGCCGCCCGCCGGGCCGAGGCCCGGGCCGCCGGCCTCGTCCGCGACCTCGCGGAGCTGGGGCGGGCGGCCGGCGCCGACGAGGAGGTGCTGGCCGAGACCGGCGAGTGGCTCGACGCGTGGGAGACCACGCGCCGCGACCACCGGCAGCGCATCGACGCCGCCCAGGAGGCGGTGGGGCTCGCCGAGCGGCTCGGCGGGCAGCTGGAACCGGCCCGGCGCAGGCTCCAGGCCGCGCGCCGCCGTGACGAGCTCGCCCGCGAGGTCACCGGTGCCGAGACCCGCCTCCTCGCCGCCCGCGAGGACGCGGCCGCGGCCCGCGAGCACTGGCTCGGGCTCAAGGACCGCCGGCTGCGCGGGATGGCCGCGGAGCTCGCGGCGGGGCTGACCGCCGGGGAGCCGTGCGCGGTCTGCGGTGCGGCCGAGCACCCCGCCCCCGCCCGCCCGGCCGCCGGCCACGTGGACCCGGCGGCCGAGGAGGCCGCCCTCCAGGCCCACCAGCGGGCCGAGGCCGTCCGCGAGGAGGCGGCCGGCCGCCTGCGGTCCCTCCGAGAGGCCCGCGACGTCGCGACCGCCGAGGCGGGACCGGCGGCCGTGGACGAACTGGCCCGCGACGTGGCCGAGGTGGAGCGCTCCCTGGCCGCGGCCCGGGACGCCTCCGCCGGTCTGCACGAGGCCCGGCAGGCCCTCGCCGCCGCCGAGGCCGAGTGCGAGCGGCGCCGCGCCGCGCAGGAGGAGGCGCGGCTGCGCGTCGCGGCCCGCTCCTCCCGGCGGGAGCAGCTCGCACGCGAACTGCGCGCGCTGGAGGAGGAACTGGAGCAGGCCCGCGGGGGAGAGGAGAGCGTCGCCCGCAGGGCCGCCCGGCTGGAGGAGCGGCTGGTGCTCCTCGCCGGGGCGGCCGAGGCCGCACGGGAGGCCGGGCGGGCGGCGGACCGTCTCAAGGAGGCCGACGCGCAGCTCGCCGACGCGGCGTACCGCGCCGGCTTCGACACCCCCGCGCTGGCCGCCGAGGCCCTGCTGAGCGCCGTCGAGAGGCGGGGACTGCAGGAGCGGCTCGACCGCTGGCGCAGCGAGGAGGCGGCGGTCGCCGCGGAGCTCGCCGACCGGGCCCTCACCGAGGCCGCCGCCCGGCCGCCCGCCGATCCGCAGGCCGCGCAGGCGGCCGCCGACGCGGCGACGGGCGCCCTGCGCCGGGCCTCCGCCGAGGAGGCCACGGCCCGCTCCCGCTGCGAGGACCTCGACCGGCTGTCCGCCGAGGCGGAGGCCGACGCCCGCCGGCTCGCCCCGCTGCGCGCCGAGCACCACCGGGTGGCCGAGCTCTCCTGGCTCGCCGCCGGCACCTCCGCCCGCAACGAGCGCAAGATGCGCCTGGAGTCCTACGTCCTGGCCGCACGGCTGGAGCAGGTCGCCGCCGCGGCGACGGCCCGCCTCCAGCGGATGTCGGCCGGCCGCTACACCCTCGTGCACTCCGACGCCAGGACCTCGGGCCGCGGCCGCTCCGGGCTCGGCCTGCACGTCGTCGACTCCTGGACCGGGCGGGAGCGCGACACCGCCACGCTCTCCGGCGGCGAGACCTTCTTCGCCTCGCTCGCCCTCGCCCTCGGCCTCGCCGACGTGGTCACCCAGGAGGCGGGCGGCACCCGTCTGGACACGCTCTTCATCGACGAGGGCTTCGGCAGCCTCGACGAGCAGACCCTGGACGAGGTCCTGGACGTGCTGGACTCCCTGCGCGAGCGCGACCGCAGCGTCGGCATCGTCAGCCACGTCGCCGACCTGCGCCGGCGCATCCCCGCGCAGCTCCAGGTCGTCAAGGAGCGGTCCGGCTCGGCTGTGCGGCACCGGACGGCGGTGACGTCCGGCTGA
- a CDS encoding GNAT family N-acetyltransferase, with translation MTDETSAQNAPRHPRSPRHHHWRRDLVELAALFTAVATADAVANTVAHGPDGPTLLVASAAALLGTAGFHTWWSGRHRPTAPAPAVPPATAPGAGPAAGGTGETALWRMRTTVRDEPGSLATLCLALAGHGVDILALQTHPLADGTVDELLLRAPATLAPGVLTGAAGSGGGRETWLERADAHDLVDAPTRVLNLATRTALDAAELPLALRQLLGRCTIHSVPARSPRGGGANAPVPEDGLLEETVMRLRDPSGGSITVERPHLPFTPTEFARARALVELDARLGPRVPPRSDVLTLPEGNDITVRRADLGDLGAAREMHDRCSPATLALRYHGPVGDADRYLRHLLSPRFGRTLAAYTASGRLVALGHLLWDGDETEAALLVEDEWQRRGIGGELLGRLVALAGDAGCESVYAVTTSSNTGMVAAMRALGLPLDYQIEGGTLVVTARLTGARPVPPVTTGTTWRVLDS, from the coding sequence ATGACCGACGAGACGTCCGCGCAGAACGCCCCCCGGCACCCTCGCTCCCCCCGGCACCACCACTGGCGCCGCGACCTGGTGGAACTGGCGGCTCTGTTCACCGCGGTCGCCACGGCCGACGCCGTCGCGAACACCGTCGCCCACGGCCCGGACGGCCCGACCCTGCTGGTCGCGTCGGCCGCGGCCCTGCTGGGCACCGCCGGCTTCCACACCTGGTGGTCCGGGCGCCACCGCCCCACCGCCCCCGCCCCCGCCGTGCCCCCGGCCACCGCACCGGGCGCCGGCCCCGCCGCGGGCGGGACGGGCGAGACGGCCCTGTGGCGGATGCGCACGACGGTGCGCGACGAGCCGGGCAGCCTCGCCACGCTGTGCCTGGCCCTGGCCGGCCACGGCGTCGACATCCTCGCCCTCCAGACGCATCCGCTGGCCGACGGCACGGTCGACGAACTACTGCTGCGCGCCCCCGCCACGCTGGCGCCGGGCGTGCTCACGGGCGCCGCCGGCAGCGGGGGCGGCCGGGAGACCTGGCTGGAGCGGGCCGACGCCCACGACCTGGTCGACGCCCCCACCCGGGTGCTGAACCTCGCCACTCGCACCGCGCTGGACGCGGCGGAGCTGCCCCTGGCACTCCGGCAGTTGCTGGGCCGCTGCACCATCCACTCGGTGCCGGCCCGCTCCCCCCGCGGCGGCGGCGCCAACGCGCCCGTACCCGAGGACGGGCTGCTGGAGGAGACGGTGATGCGGCTGCGGGACCCCTCCGGCGGATCGATCACCGTCGAGCGCCCGCACCTGCCCTTCACCCCCACCGAGTTCGCCCGGGCCCGCGCCCTGGTCGAGCTGGACGCGCGGCTGGGCCCCCGGGTGCCGCCGCGCAGCGACGTGCTCACGCTGCCCGAGGGCAACGACATCACCGTGCGCCGTGCCGACCTCGGCGACCTCGGCGCCGCCCGCGAGATGCACGACCGCTGCTCGCCGGCCACGCTCGCCCTGCGCTACCACGGGCCGGTCGGCGACGCCGACCGCTATCTGCGCCACCTGCTGAGCCCGCGCTTCGGCCGCACCCTCGCCGCGTACACCGCCTCCGGCCGGCTCGTCGCCCTCGGACACCTGCTGTGGGACGGCGACGAGACCGAGGCAGCCCTGCTGGTCGAGGACGAGTGGCAGCGGCGCGGCATCGGCGGCGAACTGCTGGGCCGCCTCGTGGCCCTGGCCGGTGACGCGGGCTGCGAGAGCGTCTACGCCGTGACCACCTCGTCCAACACCGGCATGGTCGCCGCCATGCGCGCCCTCGGCCTGCCGCTCGACTACCAGATCGAGGGCGGCACCCTCGTCGTCACCGCCCGGCTCACGGGGGCCCGCCCCGTCCCTCCCGTCACGACCGGAACGACATGGCGCGTTCTGGACAGTTGA
- a CDS encoding DUF885 domain-containing protein: MPNTTSAPLPRQVADSYVDAYVRLDPITGTFLGIAECARRLPDYSPAGERAVADLARATLAALTEAERRPGADSADERRCARLLRERLTARLAVHEADEHLRAVSNMESPLHSVREVFALMPTETAEDWSAITDRLHAVPAALEGYRASLAEGLEKKLPAGPRQVATVLVQLGEWIGTGNGWFGDFTAQGPQELRAGLDAGAAAARGALVALRDWLRDVYAPAVEGAPDVVGRERYALWSRYWNGTDLDLREAYAYGWSEYHRLIGEMRTEAEKILPGAATPWEALAHLDVHGEHIEGVEEVRVWLQKLMDDSIEALDGTHFELAERVKRVESHIAPAGGAAAPYYTEPSEDFSRPGRTWLPTMGQTRFPVYDLVSTWYHEGVPGHHLQLAQWMHVADRLSRYQAGVGIVSANCEGWALYAERLMDELGFLTDPERRLGYLDAQMMRATRVIIDIGMHLELEIPAHSPFHPGERWTPELAQEFFGLHSGRPADYVESELVRYLGMPAQAIGYKLGERAWLAGREAARAAHGDAFDAKAWHMAALSLGSLGLDDLVAELSAL; the protein is encoded by the coding sequence ATGCCGAACACGACCAGCGCCCCGCTGCCCCGACAGGTCGCCGACTCCTACGTCGACGCCTACGTCCGACTCGACCCCATCACCGGTACCTTCCTGGGGATCGCGGAGTGCGCGCGGCGCCTGCCGGACTACTCCCCCGCCGGGGAGCGGGCCGTGGCCGACCTGGCCCGGGCGACCCTGGCGGCGCTCACCGAGGCCGAGCGGCGGCCGGGCGCCGACAGTGCCGACGAGCGGCGCTGCGCCCGGCTGTTGCGCGAGCGGCTGACCGCACGGCTCGCGGTGCACGAGGCCGACGAGCACCTGCGCGCGGTAAGCAACATGGAGTCGCCGCTGCACTCGGTGCGCGAGGTCTTCGCCCTCATGCCGACGGAGACCGCCGAGGACTGGTCGGCGATCACCGACCGGCTGCACGCCGTCCCCGCCGCCCTGGAGGGCTATCGGGCCTCGCTGGCCGAGGGCCTGGAGAAGAAGCTGCCCGCCGGCCCGCGCCAGGTGGCCACCGTCCTCGTCCAGTTGGGGGAGTGGATCGGCACGGGCAACGGCTGGTTCGGCGACTTCACCGCGCAGGGCCCGCAGGAGCTGCGCGCCGGGCTCGACGCCGGCGCCGCCGCCGCCCGGGGTGCCCTGGTGGCGCTGCGCGACTGGCTGCGCGACGTCTACGCCCCGGCCGTCGAGGGGGCGCCCGACGTCGTCGGCCGTGAGCGGTACGCGCTCTGGTCCCGCTACTGGAACGGCACGGACCTCGACCTGCGGGAGGCCTACGCCTACGGCTGGTCCGAATACCACCGGCTCATCGGCGAGATGCGCACCGAGGCCGAGAAGATCCTGCCCGGCGCCGCGACGCCGTGGGAGGCGCTGGCCCACCTCGACGTCCACGGAGAGCACATCGAGGGCGTGGAGGAGGTGCGGGTCTGGCTGCAGAAGCTGATGGACGACTCGATCGAGGCGTTGGACGGCACCCACTTCGAACTGGCCGAGCGCGTCAAGCGTGTCGAGTCCCACATCGCCCCGGCGGGCGGCGCGGCGGCCCCGTACTACACCGAGCCGTCGGAGGACTTCTCCCGCCCCGGCCGCACCTGGCTGCCGACCATGGGCCAGACCCGCTTCCCCGTCTACGACCTGGTGTCCACCTGGTACCACGAGGGCGTTCCCGGCCATCACCTCCAGCTGGCCCAGTGGATGCACGTCGCCGACCGGCTCTCCCGCTACCAGGCCGGCGTCGGCATCGTCAGCGCCAACTGCGAGGGCTGGGCGCTCTACGCGGAGCGGCTGATGGACGAGCTGGGCTTCCTCACCGACCCCGAGCGCCGGCTCGGCTATCTCGACGCCCAGATGATGCGCGCCACGCGCGTGATCATCGACATCGGCATGCACCTGGAGCTGGAGATCCCCGCGCACTCGCCCTTCCACCCCGGGGAGCGCTGGACGCCGGAGCTGGCCCAGGAGTTCTTCGGCCTGCACAGCGGCCGTCCGGCCGACTACGTCGAGAGCGAGCTGGTGCGCTACCTGGGCATGCCGGCCCAGGCGATCGGCTACAAGCTCGGCGAACGCGCCTGGCTGGCGGGGCGGGAAGCGGCCCGCGCGGCCCACGGCGACGCGTTCGACGCCAAGGCCTGGCACATGGCCGCCCTGTCCCTGGGGTCCCTGGGCCTGGACGACCTGGTGGCGGAGCTGTCGGCGCTCTAG